In Rhodothermales bacterium, one genomic interval encodes:
- a CDS encoding VOC family protein, with product MKTSLPAGISWVMTMLVCRDAAAEVEFCKVTFGASELNVRPGPDGRVAHALLSISGTHVMIEAEWPSLASRAPQLDGSSPVVIFVYVEDVDSTLERAVGAGARVLLPLQDQFWGDRTCRIMDPSGHVWTIATRVEETSAEERTKRWSTIVKPKG from the coding sequence ATGAAAACATCTCTTCCGGCTGGGATTTCATGGGTGATGACGATGCTCGTGTGCCGCGACGCGGCCGCCGAGGTTGAATTCTGCAAGGTGACGTTCGGAGCGTCTGAGTTGAACGTGCGACCTGGACCCGATGGACGAGTTGCGCACGCACTGCTGTCGATCAGTGGAACCCATGTGATGATCGAAGCGGAATGGCCGAGTCTGGCGAGCCGTGCTCCACAGCTCGATGGATCTTCTCCGGTGGTGATTTTCGTCTACGTGGAGGACGTCGACTCCACCCTCGAGCGAGCGGTAGGAGCGGGCGCGAGGGTTCTGCTGCCATTACAGGACCAGTTTTGGGGTGATCGCACATGCCGTATCATGGATCCGTCCGGTCACGTATGGACGATCGCGACGCGGGTCGAAGAGACGTCTGCCGAGGAGCGAACGAAGCGATGGTCAACGATAGTGAAGCCGAAAGGTTAA